In Fusarium musae strain F31 chromosome 7, whole genome shotgun sequence, a single window of DNA contains:
- a CDS encoding hypothetical protein (EggNog:ENOG41), which translates to MSLRLLKRPINIGSKAPISQLRLKSGLAQANNDLPSFPSRWFADLQAQLKKFTSDSYPSSCVQEAKRQLVSNDQNWLQLLAGQQGFLTDKKWRGLDNHQLLWGDMDSMPLEFPDHITVLYKLAEAPTNESTSLKMEAWILSEQYRRLAARCIDDTAIYDYTTAKKTVLKPFMVEKFQQTFSMQQANQKKYTEQAKQALEAAKELQIKYK; encoded by the exons ATGTCTCTGCGGCTTCTCAAGCGACCAATTAACATTGGATCAAAAGCTCCGATCTCACAGCTTCGTTTGAAATCCGGCCTGGCGCAAGCGAACAATGATCTTCCCTCGTTCCCCTCTCGGTGGTTCGCTGATCTACAAGCTCAGTTGAAGAAGTTTACCAGCGACAGCTACCCTTCCAGCTGCGTTCAAGAAGCCAAGAGACAATTGGTGTCGAATGACCAAAATTGGCTGCAACTCTTGGCAGGGCAGCAGGGATTCCTTACCGATAAGAAATGGCGAGGTCTTGATAACCACCAGCTCCTTTGGGGTGACATG GATAGCATG CCTCTTGAATTTCCAGACCACATCACTGTATTGTATAAGCTGGCTGAAGCTCCAACCAATGAGTCAACGTCACTCAAGATGGAAGCTTGGATTCTATCAGAACAATACCGCCGCTTGGCAGCACGATGTATTGACGACACTGCCATCTATGACTACACTACGGCAAAGAAGACAGTCCTGAAGCCGTTCATGGTAGAGAAGTTCCAGCAAACATTCAGCATGCAACAAGCAAACCAGAAGAAGTATACAGAGCAGGCAAAGCAAGCACTTGAGGCTGCCAAAGAGCTTCAGATAAAGTACAAATAG
- a CDS encoding hypothetical protein (EggNog:ENOG41) translates to MKLIVVGATGYIGAGILRQALARSDVTSVVAVTRRPLQQTATKLQNVIVPDYGTYSSAAKEAFAGAGACIWTVGVTPSHAFRMDPEEVRKVCQDYTMLGLEAMRSSGLARPFRVAYLSAVAVPRDINKTMWFAPKFRRIRGTAENQVVEFAKASDGAVEAVIAKPGPVPVQGGMFVTALAAASRALGTGVTEAVVLDDLAIALIDQVVHGIEKDPLWPADLNRLAQQVKDKKGLK, encoded by the exons ATGAAGCTTATCGTCGTTGGCGCTACAGGCTACATCGGCGCCGGGATCCTTCGTCAAGCCCTTGCACGCTCAGACGTCACCAGCGTTGTCGCTGTGACCCGCCGGCCTCTCCAACAAACCGCCACGAAACTCCAAAACGTCATTGTGCCGGATTATGGTACATACTCATCCGCGGCAAAGGAGGCTTTTGCCGGCGCAGGCGCATGTATCTGGACAGTGGGCGTGACACCCTCTCACGCCTTTCGAATGGATCCTGAAGAGGTGCGCAAGGTTTGTCAGGATTATACCATGCTCGGCCTTGAAGCAATGCGCTCGTCCGGACTTGCACGACCGTTTCGAGTAGCGTATCTCAGCGCGGTGGCAGTTCCGCGGGATATCAACAAGACTATGTGGTTTGCTCCCAAGTTTAGACGAATACGG GGCACAGCAGAAAACCAAGTTGTAGAATTTGCAAAGGCCAGCGATGGTGCGGTTGAAGCGGTAATAGCTAAGCCCGGGCCTGTCCCTGTCCAGGGTGGTATGTTCGTTACTGCCTTGGCAGCTGCCTCTCGGGCTTTGGGTACTGGCGTCACTGAAGCCGTAGTTTTGGATGATCTGGCTATTGCTCTGATTGACCAGGTTGTTCACGGAATTGAAAAGGACCCACTGTGGCCAGCAGACTTGAACCGCTTGGCGCAACAAGTTAAGGATAAGAAGGGTCTTAAGTAA
- a CDS encoding hypothetical protein (EggNog:ENOG41), producing the protein MKDRGVDFILCPAYVGPAAKLGDGHYIPYTAIWNLLDQPAISFPTGLKVEPTDTPYFDFKPRSAEEEREYNKLVDSPEEYAEAPLALQVVGKHFCDEDTVAAVELVSKIVQG; encoded by the exons ATGAAGGATCGAGGTGTTGACTTCATCCTCTGTCCTGCCTACGTCGGGCCTGCTGCAAAGTTGGGCGATGGTCATTACATTCCGTACACGGCCATTTGGAATCTCCTAGATCAGCCAGCCATTTCATTCCCGACTGGACTAAAGGTTGAGCCAACCGATACACCATACTTTGACTTCAAACCCCGTTCCGCTGAAGAGGAAAGAGAATACAATAAGT TAGTAGACTCGCCCGAAGAGTATGCTGAGGCGCCATTGGCATTGCAAGTAGTTGGTAAACATTTTTGTGATGAAGACACGGTCGCCGCTGTAGAGTTGGTGTCAAAGATTGTCCAAGGATGA
- a CDS encoding hypothetical protein (EggNog:ENOG41) → MTSIVESLHRGLVYHSQPQKSADTSVLADWEIQAEKCRKVLRESLNPAWLLPPGQLPPANQLNVSTFIETCGFLSARELEITATSATKLVEQMASGSLTAVETVTAFLKRAHIAHQLINFATEFMSADALEAAAELDAYFKETGKIKGPLHGIPISTKEHICHKGRIAHSAYVALIDNVAEEDALLVQCCKKAGAVFHVRTNEPQSVMHIDCSNPIYGTTVNPHNRTLTCGGSSGGEGASLGLRCAALGIGTDLGGSVRVPAAFCGAYGLRTTALRNPYKGVCLPGAGQESIRCVISPLANTAEDLGLFQRAVLDQEPWEIETSLVPQAWKQASSLEPGNFTIGVMWEDGLVRPHPPVLRALRCAVDKLKTAGVTVVDFEPYSHQEGMDIVSKLYFPECAVTQKELLEKGGEPIAPLSDYIFNFSPPRPLTIQENWAFNVKRDTFREQ, encoded by the exons ATGACCTCCATTGTTGAATCTCTTCATCGGGGACTTGTCTACCATTCTCAGCCCCAGAAGTCTGCTGACACCTCTGTCCTGGCCGATTGGGAGATCCAAGCTGAGAAATGCCGTAAAGTCCTTCGAGAATCTCTCAACCCAGCTTGGCTTCTACCACCTGGTCAGCTTCCACCTGCCAACCAGCTCAATGTCTCTACTTTCATCGAGACATGCGGCTTCCTCTCAGCACGAGAGCTGGAGATCACAGCTACCAGCGCAACGAAGCTGGTGGAGCAAATGGCCTCTGGCTCTCTGACGGCTGTCGAGACTGTCACTGCATTTCTCAAGAGAGCACATATCGCACATCAGCTCATCAACTTTGCTACCGAGTTTATGAGTGCTGATGCTCTCGAAGCCGCTGCTGAGCTTGATGCCTACTTCAAAGAAACCGGCAAAATCAAGGGGCCCTTGCACGGTATTCCGATCTCAACCAAGGAGCATATATGCCATAAGGGACGGATTGCTCATTCGGCTTACGTCGCCCTTATCGACAACGTTGCCGAAGAAGACGCCTTGCTTGTGCAGTGCTGTAAGAAGGCTGGAGCAGTATTCCATGTCCGAACGAATGAGCCTCAAAGCGTAATG CACATTGACTGTTCCAACCCAATCTACGGCACGACCGTGAACCCACACAACCGAACGTTAACATGCGGCGGCTCGAGTGGAGGAGAAGGCGCTTCGTTGGGACTACGTTGCGCAGCTTTGGGTATTGGTACCGACCTTGGCGGTTCTGTTAGAGTACCCGCTGCATTTTGCGGTGCATATGGATTGAGGACTACAGCACTACGCAACCCGTACAAAGGCGTGTGTCTTCCTGGTGCTGGGCAAGAGAGCATCCGATGCGTCATCTCACCTCTAGCCAACACTGCAGAGGACCTTGGCCTCTTTCAGAGAGCTGTTCTTGATCAGGAACCCTGGGAGATTGAGACATCGCTGGTGCCTCAGGCTTGGAAGCAGGCCAGTTCGCTAGAACCTGGTAACTTTACTATTGGAGTTATGTGGGAGGATGG CCTTGTCCGACCCCATCCCCCAGTCCTTCGCGCACTTCGATGCGCCgtcgacaagctcaaaaCTGCAGGCGTCACTGTAGTAGACTTTGAGCCATATAGTCATCAAGAGGGCATGGATATTGTGTCAAAACTATACTTTCCTGAATGTGCTGTGACACAGAAGGAACTCTTGGAAAAGGGAGGAGAGCCTATTGCGCCGCTGTCGGACTATATCTTCAACTTTTCCCCGCCACGGCCTCTTACCATACAGGAGAACTGGGCTTTCAATGTCAAAAGAGACACTTTCCGAGAGCAGTAG